The DNA sequence AAATTTACAGCAATTACATTTCTAagagataaaagatttaaaaatatgatcaatagattttttttctaaataggaAGAATTCAATGGCAGAATTTGCAGCATGCAAGTCAATGCAGGAAACTCTTTTCAGTGCTTATTAAATTCAAGCATCTGAAGTGTAGCATATCCAAAACTTAACACCTGCAACTCCATTCTCCCAGTTGCTAGATTGTGACTAAAACCTTGTCATCTTTGCCTCCACTCTTTCTATTATACCCAACATCCAGGTCTGTCAGCATATCCTGTTCGACCCTACCTTTAGAATATATCCCAAATTTGATCACTTTTCACCACCctcactgccaccaccctggACCAAACTACTGTAATCTCTTGCCTCGATTGTGACCACAGCCTCATTTTCCTGCTTCTACCCCTGAGTCTGCTTTCAAAAACAGCAACCAGAGAGGTCTCGTTTTAGATATCAATCAGAATGGCACTCCTTTCCTCTAGATATCCagtggcggccgggcgcggtggctcacgcctgtaatcctagcactctgggaggccgaggcggatggatcgctcgaggtcaggagttcgagaccagcctgagcaagagcgagaccccgtctctactaaaaatagaaagaaattatctggccaactaaaaatatatgtagaaaaaaaaattagctgggcatggtggcacatgcctgtagtcccagctattcgggaggctgaggcagtaggatcacttaagcccaggagtttgaggttgctgtgagctaggctgatgccacagcactcactctagccccggcaacagagtgagactgtctcaaaaaaaaaaaaaaaaaaaattataaactatgttaaagaaaaattctatgaTGTGGAAacagcttaaaaacaaaaagcaaataaaaacctaTGCAGTTTTCCAAATGTGTAACGTCACCAACTGTCACTACAGACTCATCTTATTCTGACATACTTAATCCAAACAACTACTGACCAAGTGTCTCCAATCCTGCTAAAGTTATTAAAAGCATAATCTTAGTGTAGTATTAAATAAGTGTTATCTACAAAACCTATGATTAACCAAAACACAGAAAGAGTTATGTTCAAATGTTATATGAACATGTGTCTGAAGAGTCAGTTTAGCGATTCCTCTTCGTTGACTTCTTTTTCTGCACCTctttgtgcttcttttttttccttttatcaccTTCTTTGAATCCTGCTGAGAAAATAGAGGGATCCCAGTTGCTGGTGACCCAAGGTATGCCTTGCTCATCGTTGTCCACAAAAGTATATTGAGATATGTGTTTGGGGCTGTAGGAATTTGGTGAGTAATTGTTGAATGGCTGTCTTCTCCAGCTGCATTCTTCTGCAGAGCCCTCTTCATCTGCCATACCATTTACAAGGAAGGATCTCAACTCTCCATCATCTTCAACTTCTCTATATGGATCATTCTCAATAATttcctttgtattaatatttctgtcaTTAACAATTTTGTCAGATACGTAGTTGCCCATCCCACTATCATTAAATGCcagggaagaaaatgaagtaagGCCTTCATGCCTCAGTGAACCACATGATGTGTATCCTGTATCATATGAAGAAAATCGCCCAAAAACTGGATGTTCACTGGAGGTATGGAAAAAGGATCCTGCACCTCTGCTTCTGCTTCCGTAGAAGCTTCTTGGACTATTTAAAAGGTCCTCAAATGAGTCTTCaaagaagtgaaatgaaaatgGTTCCCTTTGACCAAAAATATCCTTAAAGACATCATCTGGCTTATGAAATGTGAAGCCATACTTGAATTCATCAAAATGACTTCCACATCCACCATTTAATCCTTCTTTGCCATATTTATCATAAATGTCCCGTTTTTCATCATTTGATAATACCTCATATGCCTCAGCTACTTCTTTGAATTTTCTCTCTGCTGCTTCTttgttttctggatttttatCAGGGTGCCATTTGAGTGCCGCTTTATGATAAGCTTTTCTAATGTCCTCAGGTGACGCATATCTCTGTACTCCTAAAACTTCATAATAATCCACCATGTTTTAACAGATTATTGGAAACAGGTGCACTGGGTAGTGAGAACCATGGTTTCCTCTCAGCTCAGGTTCAGGTGATAGTAGAGGCAACGACTGGAAATAGGCACATTTTTACATTGAAGACAATATTTTTACAGTGGGCCACTGTTGGCAGACTTTAGGATACTGATTATGTGGCACACAGTTACAAGCATATGTCAGAGAGGGCTGCATTATGGTGTCATTCTGGGGTAGGCGTAGGGACTGGACCTTCCAAATGAAGCTAGTCCAGAGTCATACCAGACCATCCTCGAACCCTCTTGACTGTTTCCCTGTATTTCCCTGGAAGCCTCAGACAATGCCTCATGAAACAGTGGGACGTGTTGCTAAGAGCCACAGCAGCATCCCTTGCATAATATGACCTG is a window from the Eulemur rufifrons isolate Redbay chromosome 16, OSU_ERuf_1, whole genome shotgun sequence genome containing:
- the DNAJB7 gene encoding dnaJ homolog subfamily B member 7; translated protein: MVDYYEVLGVQRYASPEDIRKAYHKAALKWHPDKNPENKEAAERKFKEVAEAYEVLSNDEKRDIYDKYGKEGLNGGCGSHFDEFKYGFTFHKPDDVFKDIFGQREPFSFHFFEDSFEDLLNSPRSFYGSRSRGAGSFFHTSSEHPVFGRFSSYDTGYTSCGSLRHEGLTSFSSLAFNDSGMGNYVSDKIVNDRNINTKEIIENDPYREVEDDGELRSFLVNGMADEEGSAEECSWRRQPFNNYSPNSYSPKHISQYTFVDNDEQGIPWVTSNWDPSIFSAGFKEGDKRKKKKHKEVQKKKSTKRNR